Proteins encoded together in one Cicer arietinum cultivar CDC Frontier isolate Library 1 chromosome 4, Cicar.CDCFrontier_v2.0, whole genome shotgun sequence window:
- the LOC101512713 gene encoding uncharacterized protein: MCDDVEPNFDAMNDRVEPVMIDLTDVFTTGMLFDTRDELLKWARNVGRENGIVVVIFRSENATARPRTKTKSIIGYERSGKYRPWKNHNLTRSTWTRKCDCPFRLRGTRSSVGDGWYLHVICGLHNHELAKKLTGHSFLGRLSQDEKNVLGDMTKNFAASSQEVRLTPRSSPNNSAVSSLLNILMLKNAPVMGICSSDETSSKVMVISPIGR, encoded by the coding sequence atgtgTGATGATGTGGAACCTAATTTTGACGCTATGAATGACAGAGTTGAACCTGTTATGATTGATTTGACTGATGTGTTTACTACCGGCATGCTGTTTGATACACGAGATGAATTATTGAAATGGGCTAGAAATGTTGGAAGGGAAAATggaattgttgttgtgatttttaGATCTGAAAATGCGACCGCACGACcaagaacaaagacaaaatCAATTATTGGTTATGAAAGAAGTGGTAAATATAGACCATGGAAGAATCATAATCTTACGAGGAGTACTTGGACTAGAAAATGTGATTGTCCATTTAGATTGAGAGGAACACGATCAAGTGTTGGTGATGGATGGTATTTGCATGTAATATGTGGTCTCCATAACCACGAATTGGCCAAAAAACTAACCGGTCACTCTTTCTTAGGCCGATTGTctcaagatgagaaaaatgtacTTGGTGATATGACAAAGAACTTTGCAGCGTCATCCCAAGAAGTCAGACTCACCCCAAGAAGCTCACCCAACAACTCTGCAGTGTCATccttgttaaatatattaatgcTGAAGAATGCACCGGTGATGGGTATATGCAGCAGCGACGAGACATCGTCCAAAGTAATGGTCATCTCcccaattggaagatga